The Cylindrospermum stagnale PCC 7417 genome segment GCATCTTTCCCATATGGATAGGTAACGTTCCCCTGTTCATCCTTGTTTTCCCACGATACCAGTCGCCAAGTTCCTAAAACTTTTTTTTGTTCGGCTGTCATAGAGCGGGACATCTTATAGGGAGGATGTTCCAGCCCGGAGGGTATTGAGCCTTGCTTAGGTGAAGTTCCCTCTCCCCTTAAATTAGTGGCACTTTGTTGAACGGCAGTAGATTTCGATTCTTCAGCTTTAATTGCAGACATACCAGATGCAATTAAGGCTGCTGTTAAACCTCCGGAAAACCATTGAATAGCAGAGCGCTGGAGACGATTTTTTTTTGTTTGCGCTCTCTTACGCCGTTCAACACTGGCATCAATAAACTCATTAGAAATAGGCTTCATAATTCATCCTCAATAATTTGTAGCAGGAAGAAACACTTGTCTTATTTATTTCTACCTTATCCGTAATTATCCTAACTCCCA includes the following:
- a CDS encoding lipocalin-like domain-containing protein, producing MKPISNEFIDASVERRKRAQTKKNRLQRSAIQWFSGGLTAALIASGMSAIKAEESKSTAVQQSATNLRGEGTSPKQGSIPSGLEHPPYKMSRSMTAEQKKVLGTWRLVSWENKDEQGNVTYPYGKDALGYLVYNADGYMCATLSKKNRPNFPGGDILAGTLEEQAMAVQTYIAYCGKYKVEPGKVTHLVDVSLFPNYIGTKQERFFKFTNGKLVLTHAPELMDGKLQTPSIIWEKASK